The DNA segment ATGGCGTCCATCATGGTGAGGCTGTTGAGGTGCGGCTGAATGTAGTGCGATCGCTTGACATCCACGGTCAGATGATCTTGTCGCACCTTGCAAGCATGTTCACCTAGACAGGCCAAACACATCCCGGTGTACCCCAGAGCCTGTTGGTCGCGAAAGGAATGCGTCGGCCAACGCTTGAGAGTCGAATCGCGATCATTGTAGGTTGTATACAGTTTTTCGACGGCGACCAAGGCTCTCTCGTAGCGGTGCCCGGGATACATCGCATCGCAATCGAGTGCCCCCGAGATGATGCCTGCCCGCAGATTGACTCGTTCCACCGGTTGGGCCTGCTCTGGTGGTAGCCCGATACCGTCAAGTTGCCCGCCGCCTAAAAAATGTAGCGCGCAAATTACAGTTACGCCCCCATAACTGTGTCCGCTGAGCGTAATCGGTTGGACGGTACTCATCAGATTGGTTAGTTTTGCAATATAGTATCCTTGGCGCTCGGCATAGATATATTTGGCCTTGATGTTGGTTCGCGCCAGTTCGATGGGGCGAATCACCGGTCGTCTATACAGGATCTCGGCGGGCCAGGACCAAAACACCATCAGCTTGGGCCCGGAGCAGACCTTCAGCCGGTCGTAGACTTTCCAACATACCTCCATGGCCGCTGGGTGATCCAGCGAATTGCCATGCGAAAACAACATCGTTGGAATGTTGGCTTGAGCCGCTAGAAAGGATTCGCGATTCTGCTGGACGAACCGTCGAGTACACTCGTCAAACCGCTGGTAGGTTAGTTTTTCGAAACCTTCGTCCAAACCGTCGCAGCGCGGGGCACAGCGTGAGCTAACAATCCACAACTCCGGCGGACTGTGTTGACATAGCTCGGTAGATGGCTGCTTACAACCAGCAGCTTCACCCGACGTTACTACGGGCGAGAACGTCACGACGATTAAAGAACTTACCGCCATGCACTGCAGTAGCTTGGTCATCATCCTACCCGGTGAGCTTTGGATACATCCATGTACGGCAAGCACACCGTACTCAGCAATTCTATCCCCAGAAAGCAGATATGCGGCTAAATCGATGCCTGAGAAGGCCAGAATCATAAGTCTTGATGACTCCGGCAACGCTCAGAAACTTTCATACCGCAAACTTTGCCAGGATGTAGCTGTGTCTGAACTGGCAAGCCACCGCTCCGGCGGATTGTAAGCACATTTCCGAATGTAACGGCTAAAGCTTACTTTACCGTGCAGAGGACGATAAAAGCATCACCACCAATGACTTAGAAAGTTTGTGGGTGACCTAGGTTTGGATAGTTTTTTTGAAGACCTCTAGCAGAGCGCCGACCTATCGGGAGCAAATTGAGCATGAGCACCACTAAACAGCGAATCGGGATTTTAACTTCGGGCGGCGACTGTCCAGGCCTGAACGCGGTGATTCGGGGAGCAGCCAAGGCGGCCGAACGCCACGGCTACGAGATGATCGGGTTTTTGAAGGGCTACGAAGGCTTGGTTGATCCGGTCAGCTACGTGACACTAGACGGTACAATCACCCGCGGCATCTTCAAGCAAGGCGGCACCATACTGGGCTCCACCAATAAAGGCCGGTTTGCGGCGACAGTCGGCGTTAGTGATCGTCAAGAACTGGACCCGCAACTGCTGCTTGGCGTACAGCGGACCTGCCAACAACTCAATTTGTCGGGATTGATTTGTATCGGTGGCGATGGTTCATTGGCGGTAGCCCAGCAGTTCCATGAATTTGGCATTCCCGTCGTCGGGGTTCCCAAAACAATCGACAACGATCTGTCTGCCACTGCATTTACGTTTGGGTTTGATAGTGCCGTCAATTGCGCAACCGACGCGCTGGATCGCTTGGCTACGACGGCTGCTAGCCACGAACGAATCATGGTTTTAGAAGTTATGGGACGCCATGCCGGCTGGATCGCGCTGTATTCCGGAATTGCTGGCGGGGGCGATGTCATTTTGTTGCCCGAGATTCCATGGTCATTTGAAGAAGTGTGCGCTAAAATCCTGGAACGCGAAAAGGCGGGCAAGAAATACACGCTAATTGTGGTGGCAGAGGGAGCGCACTTGCCCGATGGTAGCTTGGTGACCACTGAGCGTCGTCAAGAATCTCGGCAGACAAAATTGGGCGGTATCGCTGGGATGGTAGCCTATGAAATAGAAAAGCGGATCGGGCGCGAGACACGAACCATGGTCTTGGGGCACTTGCAGCGCGGTGGACCTCCTTCGACTTTCGATCGCCTGCTGGCCACTCAATTCGGTGCTCATGCAATTCGACTGATCATACAAGGTCGCTTCGGAGAAATGGTCTGCAGCCATCCCCCAGCAATTAACAGTGTACCGATCGCTGATGCCGTGAATCGGCTCAAGCAAGTGCATGCCACTTGCAGCTCAGTGCAAGCCGCCCGGGCCTTGGGAATTAGCTTTGGTGATAGAGCTGAGCAAGGACCATTTTCGCCGATTCAAGCCGATTATGATGCGATGCTAGGAATCGCCACCGGTGGGTCCGGAGCGGGGGCTGTTTTTGGGAACAAACTTTGGGCGTCGCCCAGTATGAATGCCACGGGAGTGTAGCGTAATATCAACTCCAGCTGAGATATGCGACTTCATGTCTGCTCGGCCTGCATCTGCGTCAACACGGACTTGAGCTGTGAGCGAGCCCGCGATAGGCGACTGCGGACCGTCCCGATATTAATATCTAACACCACAGCGATTTCTTCGTAAGGCAAATCCTGCATCTCACGCAACACAAGAATGTTGCGATGCTCATCGGTCAGCGCCTGCAAGGCCCGATGAATCAAGCTGATTTGTTCGTCACG comes from the Pirellulaceae bacterium genome and includes:
- a CDS encoding ATP-dependent 6-phosphofructokinase encodes the protein MSTTKQRIGILTSGGDCPGLNAVIRGAAKAAERHGYEMIGFLKGYEGLVDPVSYVTLDGTITRGIFKQGGTILGSTNKGRFAATVGVSDRQELDPQLLLGVQRTCQQLNLSGLICIGGDGSLAVAQQFHEFGIPVVGVPKTIDNDLSATAFTFGFDSAVNCATDALDRLATTAASHERIMVLEVMGRHAGWIALYSGIAGGGDVILLPEIPWSFEEVCAKILEREKAGKKYTLIVVAEGAHLPDGSLVTTERRQESRQTKLGGIAGMVAYEIEKRIGRETRTMVLGHLQRGGPPSTFDRLLATQFGAHAIRLIIQGRFGEMVCSHPPAINSVPIADAVNRLKQVHATCSSVQAARALGISFGDRAEQGPFSPIQADYDAMLGIATGGSGAGAVFGNKLWASPSMNATGV